TTGTGGCGGGCGAGGAAGGCGACGAGGATGCCGGTGAAGCCATAGCCCGCCGCCAGCGAGGCATTGGCCCGGCCCTGGATCGCCGCCACCTCGAAATAGCCGGCAAGGCCGGCGCAGGCACCCGCGATCATGGCGCAGACCAGGATCAGCTTGCCCACCGGCAGGCCTTGGGCCAGCGCCGCCCGGACATTGCCGCCGGTGACGCGCGCGGCAAAGCCGAAGGTGGTGCGCGCCATCAGGATGTAGAGCACGATCGCCGCGACCACGCCGAAGGCCAGGCCCCAATGCACGCCGATCCCGGGCATCGGCCCGACCATGTAGCCCTGGCCGATCGGCAGGGTGGAGGCCTTGTTCGGCGAGCCGGGGTCGCGCATCGCCCCTTCGACGAAGAAGTTCATGATGGCGATGGCGATGTAGGAGAGCAGCAGCGAGGCGATCGTCTCGTTGACGCCGCGGGCATAGCGCAGGTAGCCCGCAAGCCCGACCCAGAGCCCGCCGACCACCATCGCAGTCAGCGCCATCAGCGGCATGACCAGGACGGCGGAGACCCCGCTGCCGACGAAGGGCACGGCGATGGCCGCCGCGGCAAAGCCCGACAGCACCAGCGCTCCCTCCCCGCCGATCATGGTCAGGCCGAGCCGGGCCGGAATGGCGACCGCCAGCGCCGTGAAGATCAGCGGCGAGGCACGCTGCAGCGTGTTGCGCCAGGAGAAGGCCGTGCCGTAGCCGCCGGTCCAGACCAGCTCGACGAAGGTCAGCGGCGATTTGCCCACCGCCAGCAGGAAGGCCGAGAACAGGAGCAGCGATGCGGCGAGGGCGATCAGGGGAATCGCGATATATTCGGCCCCGGCGCGCAGGCGCGGCAGCATGTCGGCCCGCAGCGGGAAGGCGAGGGAGGCGGGACGTCCGGCTAGGTCGGTCATGGCGCTGGCTCGCTCCGCCTCGGTCGAGGGCGGCGGAGACCCCTTCAACGGCAGCACGGATCGGGATCGGCCGGACGGCTCACGTCGTCGAGCCGATCACCCCGTCGATGAGGTAGGTCATGCCGTTCAGCACCGGCGCCATGTTGTCGTAGGCGGCGTCGGGCAGCACGACATTGCCCTTGTTGTCCTTGACCGGGCCCTTGAAGATCGGCGCCTTGGCCTTCAGCGCGGCGATGGCGTCGGTGGCGGCCTTGATGGTCTTCTCGTCGGCGCCGGCGCCGAAGGGCGTGTTCTGCACCATGTCGAGGTCGTAGCCGCCGAAGGTGATGTTCGGCAGGCTCTCGCCCTTGGCGAGCTTGGCGGCGAAGTCCTTGTAGATCGTCTCCCACTTGTACTCGGCGCCGGTGACGAAGCCCTTGGGGGCGAGCGGGGCCTGCGAGGCGTTATGGCCGCAGGTCTTGACGCCTCGCCCCTCCGCCGTCTGGATCACCACCTTGGGCCCGTCGACATGGCAGGTGATGAGGTCGCAGCCCGCATCGACCAGCGCGTTGGTGGCCTCGGCCTCGCGCACCGGCAGCGACCAGTCGCCGGTGAAGATCACCTGCACGGTGGCGGCCGGATTGACGCTGCGCGCCCCGACCAGGAAGGAGTTGATGTTGCGCAGCACCACGCCGATCGGCTTGGCGGCGACGAAGCCGAGCTTGCCGGACTTGGAGGCGGCGCCGGCCGCGACGCCGTCGATATAGTGCGCCTGGTCCAGGAAGGCGAAATAGGAGCCGGCGTTCTTCGGGTCCTTGTCCTTGTCCCACAGCGGCGCGGCGTGGCGGAAGGTGACGTCGGGATATTTGCGGGCGAGGTCGACGACGAAGGGCTGGTAATAGCCGAAGGAGGTCGCGAGGATCAGGCTGGCGCCGTCGAGGTTGATCATCGATTCCATCGACTTGGAGACGGCGTCCGTCTCCGCCACGTTCTCCTCCTCGACCACCTTGACCCCGGGCACGGCCTTCAGGGCCGCGATCGCCACCGCATGCGCCTGGTTCCAGCCGAAATCGTCGCGCGCGCCGACATAGACCACGCCGACCGTCAGGTCGGCGGCGGCCCGCGCCCCGAGCGGCAGAGCGCCGAGCGCCAGGCCCGCGGCCGTGCCCTGCAGGAAGCGCCGGCGGGATAAACCGTTGCTGATCATCGCGAAACTTCCCCCTGTCTGACCTTGCTCATGAACGAGGCAATATTGGCGCGGGCGCCGCGATCGGGCGAGGGTGGCGAGGCGCGTCGATCACGGAAACGCAAGCCGCGTGCCAGCTGCGGCCGCGATGACGCCCATCGTCGCCAATCACGAAACTTGAAGCACTATCAATGATTTGATTGGAGGACAGTCATCCGGCCGCGCGCGGCGTACGGCGTCAGAGGCTGGCCGAATTGTATGCAAGATAGCTTCATGCGCCTAATTTCTAGCCTCGATCGCGGCACCACCGCTGCGGCAGCGCGGCTAGGTCAGCTCGCGCTGGCCCATATGCGTGACCTCGTCGACGCGGTTGCGCACCACGGCGAGATGGGTGCGCATTTCGCGGGCGGCGCTCTCCGCGTCGCCGCGCAGGATCGCCGTGGTCACCCGTCCGTGCTCGCGATGCGACACGGCCAGGCGCCCGAGCGTCTCGAACTGGGCCCGCCGGAAGGGGGCCAGGCGCTGGCGCACCGACAAGGTGAGGTCCTGCAGGAAGCCGTTATGGGCGCCGCGATAGATCGCCTCGTGGAACTGGTTGTTGGCCTCGATATAGGCTTCGCGGTCGCCGGCCACGACCAGCCGGCCGCTGGCCTCCTGGATCGCCTCCAGCCCGCGGCGCTCCCCGGCCGTCATGGTCAGGGCCGACCAGCGCGCGCACAGCGCCTCCAGCTCCGCCATGACCGCGAACATGTCGTCGAGCTGCTCGTCGCCGACGCTGGCCACCACCGCGCTGCGGCGGGCTCGCGCCTCGACCAGGCCGATCGCCTCGAGATGGCGCAGCGCCTCGCGGATCGGCGTGCGCGAGACGCCGAAGGCCTCGGCGATCGACGTCTCGTCCAGGGGCGCTCCCGGCGGCAGGCGGCCATGCACGATGTCGTCGGCGATCGCCTGGTGGATGGCCTGCGCCTTGGTGAGCTTGCCCATCAGGCGGCCCGCGTCTCGACGAAGGCCCGCCAGCCGCCATGGGCCGAGATGTCCTCGGCCCCCGCGGTCGCCGCCGTCTCGCACAGGAAGCCCTTGGCGGCCGCCCCATCCTCCAGCAGCACCGTGCCGATGGCGAGCGGCGCGGGCACGGCCGCGACGAAGCGCCCGAAGCCCTCGGCCGGCAGGGCCCAGACCTCCACCGCGATGGCGTGGCCCTCCCCCGCCCCGCAGCGCACCAGGCCCGGCCGGCGCGGCGGCGCGCCGGCGAGGGCATAGAGGCGATAGGACGCCGCGGTGCGGGCCTGGCGCAGGAAGCGGCCGCCCGGCGCGGTCAGCTCATGGTTCAGCGCCATGCCGGAGAGGTGGGCGCCGACCACCACGATCTCGACCTCGCCGGGCAGCGCCGCCGCGGGCCGGTCCGGGAGCGGGGGCTGCGGCAGGCCGGTGGCGCCGAGCGGCGTGCCCGACGCCGCCTGCAGCCGCGCCCCGATCGAGGCGAGCAGCGCGTCCTTCCCGGCCGGCGCGATCAAGGTCACGCCGGCGGGGAAGCCGTCCTCGCGGAACCGGCCGGGAACGGCCAATGCACACAGATTGAGCAGGTTGACGAAATTTGTATACACGCCGAGCTGCGTGTTCGGGCCGATCGGATCGGCCTCCAGCTCGGCGAGGCGATAGGGCCGCGGCAGGGTCGGCACGACCAGCACGTCGATATCGCGCCAGAGCGCCTCGCTCGCCGCGGCCAGCTCGCGCAGGCGGTAGAGCCCGGCGAAGGCGTCGGCGGCCGAGAGCGCCGTGGCGCCGCCGATGATGTGCCGGGTGACGGGATGCAGCGCCTCGGGCGAAGCTTCGAAGAAGCCGCGGATCGCCTGGTAGCGCTCGGCCACCCAGGCGCCGCCATAGAGCAGGTTCGCCACCTCGAAGAGCGGCGTGAGGTCGACGGTGCGGACCCGCCCGCCGAACGCGGCGAGATCGCCCGCGACCAGCCCGTCGAAGGCGCGCTCGGACAAGCCGTCGCCGTCGAAGCGCCGGCCCGCCGCATCGGGCACGCCGATGCGCAGCCCCGGCGGCACGGCGCCGGGCGCGCCGGCCGGCGCCGGCTTCGACCAGGGATCGCGCGGATCGGCCCCGGCCATGACGGCATAGGCGACCCAGGCATCGGCGACCGTCAGCGCGAACACCGAGACGCAATCCAGCGACTTGCAGGCCGGCACCACGCCGTGCACCGGCACGGTGCCGAGGCTCGGCTTCAGCCCGACCAGGTTGTTGAGGCCGGCCGGCACCCGGCCCGAGCCGGCGGTGTCGGTGCCGAGCGCGAAGGAGACCAGGCCGCGCGCCACGGCGACCGCCGAGCCCGAGCTCGAGCCGCCCGGGATGATGCCGGCGTCGAACGGGTTGCGCGGCACGGGATAGGGCGTGCGCACGCCGACGAGGCCGGTGGCGAACTGGTCGAGATTGGTCTTGCCGATCGGGATGGCCCCGGCCTCGACCAGGCGCTGCACCGCCGCCGCGCTCTCGGCGGGCTGGTAGAGATAGGCCGGGCAGGCGGCCGTGGTCGGCAGGCCCGCCACGTCGATATTGTCCTTCACCGCAAAAGGGATGCCCCAGAGCGGCTTTGCCGCGGGGTCGAACGGGCCGAGCGCCGCGGCTGCCGCCAGCGCTGAACTCTTCTCCGCCAGGCTGATGAAGATGCCGGGATCGTCCGCCGCCGCGATGCGCGCGAACGCCGCCTCGACGACGCGGACCGGATCGAGGCCGGCGCGATAGGCGGCGTGCAGGCTGGCGATGTCGAAGGAAGCGGGGACCATGGGCATGCTCATCGGGGTGGCGCGGGCCGTCCGGGCGGACTTCCGCGGACTCGAACGATCGATCGGGCGCGGCGGATCCGCGCGCGAGCCCCGGATTCAGCCATGCCCGCGGCGGATGAAGCAAGCCTCGCGCCAGCCGTCGCTCTTGACTTCCGGATTTTGTGATCACAAAATTGGATCACATTTCCCCGAAAGCGCCGGATCATGACCTTGCATCAGACCAACCTGACGACCGCCGAGCTCCGCGCCATCGATGCCGCGCACCACCTGCACCCCTTCACCGACACCAAGGGCCTCAACGCCGAGGGCGCGCGCGTCATCGTCAAATCCAAGGGCGTGCACCTCTGGGATTCGGAGGGCAACACGATCATCGACGGCATGTCGGGGCTGTGGAACGTCAATGTCGGCTACGGCCGCGAGGAGATCATCGACGCCGTCGCCCGCCAGATGCGCGAGCTGCCCTATTACAACACCTTCTTCAAGACGACCCATCTGCCGGCGATCGAGCTCGCGCGCCTGCTCGCCGAGGTGACGCCGCCCGGCTTCAACCGGGTGTTCTTCACCGGCTCGGGCTCCGAATCCAACGACACCATCATCCGCATGGTCCGCCACTATTGGGCAGCGCTGGACAAGCCGGAGAAGAAGATCATCGTCGCGCGCCACAACGGCTATCACGGCTCGACCATGGGCGGGGCCTCGCTCGGCGGCATGAAGCCGATGCACGCCCAGGGCGGCCTGCCGATCCCCGGCATCGTCCATATCGCCCAGCCCTACTGGTACGGCGAGGGCGGCGACCAGAGCCCGGAGGCCTTCGGCCTGTGGGCGGCGCGTGAGCTCGAGCGCACCTTGGACGAGATCGGCGCCGACAAGGTCGCCGCCTTCATCGGCGAGCCGGTGCAGGGCGCCGGCGGTGTCGTCATCCCGCCCGCCACCTATTGGCCGGAGATCCAGCGCATCTGCCGCGAGCGCGACATCCTGCTGATCTCCGACGAGGTGATCTGCGGCTTCGGGCGCACCGGCGCGTGGTTCGGCTGCCAGCATTTCGGCTACGAGCCCGACATCATGGCCATGGCCAAGGGCATCTCGTCGGGCTACCTGCCGATCGGCGGCGTCATGGTGTCGGACAAGGTTGCCGAGGTCATCGCCAATGCCGGCGACTTCAACCACGGCTACACCTATTCCGGCCATCCCGCCGCCTGCGCCGCGGCGATCGCCAATATCCGCATCCTGCTCGACGAAAAGATCGTCGACCGGGTGCGGGACGACATCGGCCCGTACATGCAGAAGCAGTGGCTGGCGCTGGCGGACCACCCCATGGTCGGCGAGGCCCGCATGGTCGGCCTGGTCGGGGCGCTGGAGCTCACCCCCAACAAGGCGACGCGGGCCGCCTGGCCGGCCGAGATCGGCACGGTCGGCACCATCACCCGCGACATCTCCTTCCGCAACGGCCTGGTGATGCGCGCCACGCGCGACGTGATGATCATCGCCCCGCCGCTGGTGATCAGCCACGAGGAGGTCGACGACCTCGTGCGCATCACCCGCAAGACCCTGGACGAGGCCTGGGCCGAGGCGAAGCACCGCGGCTATGTCTGAGCCGCAAGAGCCAATGAGGGGAATGCGGAACCATTCCCCTCAAAAGGTGAGGCGAACTTGCAGGTTGCGGAGAATTATCCAATATTCACCTCATATCGTGAGGCGAATATGTATATCTGGCAGCAGGCGGGCTGGCCGGGCTTTCGATGGGACGATGCGGCTCTGCTGACGCCGCTGGCGACGGCGCGGCTGAAGCAGGGACACCTGCTCGGCCGCATGCGCGGTCTCGGTTTCAATCTCCAGCTCGAGGCGCAGCTACAGGCCCTGACGGAGGATGTCGTGAAGACGTCGGAAATCGAGGGCGAAATCCTCGATCACGACAGTGTCCGGTCATCGCTCGCCAGACGGCTGGGCATTCCCGCCGCGGCGGTAGCTCCGTCGGACCGTCGCACGGACAGCGTCGTCGACATGATGCTCGATGCCGTCGGTGGCTTTGACAGGCCGCTGACCGCCGAGCGCCTGTTCGGCTGGCAAGCCGCTCTCTTTCCCACCGGCTATTCCGGCCTGTCGAAGGTCAGGGTCGGGGACTGGCGCGACGATACGAACGGACCGATGCAGGTGGTCTCCGGTCCCATAGGCCGTGAGAAGGTCCACTATGAGGCGCCGCCAGCCCCGCGCATCCCGGCGGAGATGGACGCCTTCCTGGCCTGGTTTGCCGCGCCCCCTGCGACGGACGGGCTGCTGCGTGCGGCTCTCGCCCATCTGTGGTTCGTGACCATCCACCCCTTCGACGACGGCAACGGCCGCGTCGCCCGCGCCGTCGCCGACCAGGCACTGGCCCAGTCGGAAAGCTCGCCGCAGCGCTTCTACAGCATGTCGAGCCAGATCTGGCGCGAGCGCGCCGGTTACTATGCCATCCTCGAACACACCCAGAAAGGCGGCCTGGACGTGACGCCCTGGCTGGCCTGGTTCCTGGCCTGCTTCTCGCGCGCGATCGATGGCGCCGAGGCCGATGCGTCCGGGGTCTTGCGCAAAGCCGACTTCTGGCGTCACCACGGGCCGGTCTCCATGAACGATCGCCAGCGATCGATCCTGAACCGTTTCCTCGATGGCTTCGAAGGCAAGCTCACCGCTCGGAAATGGGCCATCCTCGGGAAGTGCTCGCCGGCATCGGCACAGCGCGACATCGTCGATCTCGTCGAAAAGGGCGTGCTTCTGCGCAATCCAGGCGGCAGCAAGAACACCAGCTACACCCTCGGCCGTCTCGCCGCGCCGAGTGCGGCGGCCGACGCTGCGAACCACCGGGACCATACGCCATGACCGATGCACCAGAGCGCCTCGCCGGCATCGACCTCGCCCGCGCGGACGCCCTCTACGCCGAGGAATACGCCCGCTACGCCGCCGCCCGGCCGCGCTCGCGTGCCCTGGCGGAGAGGCTGGCGGACGGCTTCCACGACGGCGTGCCGATGCACTGGATGCGGGACTGGCCGACGCCGTTCCCGATGGCGGTGGCCGAGGCCCGCGGCGCCGGCATCACCGACGTCGACGGCCACCGCCTCGCCGATTTCTGCCTGGGCGACACCGGCTCGATGTTCGGCCATTCGCCCGAGCCGGTCGCCCGCGCCATCGCCGCGCAGGCGAGCCGCGGGCTGACCACCATGCTGCCGACGCCGCAGGCCGCCGAGGTCGGCCGCCTGCTCCGCCAGCGCTTCGGCCTGCCGCACTGGCAGATCGCCACCACCGCCACCGACGCCAACCGCTTCGCGCTGCGCGTCGCCCGCGCCGTCACCGGGCGGGCGAAGATCCTGGTGTTCCACGGCTGCTATCACGGCTCGGTCGACGAGACCTTCGTGCGGCTGATCGACGGGCGGCCTGCGCACCGGCCGGGCATTCTCGGCCAGGTCGTCGACCTGACGCAGAACACCGCCGTCGTCGAGTTCAACGACGTGCCGGCCCTCGAACGGGCCCTGCGCCGGCAGGACATCGCGTGCGTCATCGCCGAGCCGGTCATGACCAACTCGGCCATGGTCCTGCCGCGGCCGGGCTTCCACCAGGCCCTGCGCCGGCTGACCCGCGAGACCGGCACGCTGCTCCTGATCGACGAGACCCACACCATCTCCACCGGACCCGGCGGCTATACCGGCCGGCACGGGCTCGAGCCGGACCTGTTCGTGCTCGGCAAGCCGATCGCCGGCGGCGTGCCGGCTTCGGTCTGGGGCTTCACCGATGACGTCGCCAGGCGCTTCGACGCGGCCCGGGCCGCCTCGCCGGGCCATTCCGGCATGGGCACGACGCTCTCGGCCAATGCCCTCGCCCTCGCCGCCATGCACGCGACGCTGACCGAGGTGATGACGGAGCGCGCCTATGCCCATATGGAGCGCCTGGCCGAAGCCCTCGATGCCGGCCTCGCCGCGGCGATCCGGCGCGCCGGCCTGCCCTGGCACGTGGCGCGGATCGGGGCGCGGGTGGAGATCGTCTTCGCCCCGCAGCCGCTGGTGAACGGCAGCGAGGCCGAGGCCACCCATATTGCGCCGCTGGAGCGGGCGCTGCACCTCGCCTTGCTGAACCGCGGCGTCCTGATCGCGCCCTTCCACAACATGATGCTGGTCTCGCCGGCGACGAGCGAGGCGGACGTGGACGCCCTGGTGCGGGCGTTCGGGGAGGTGACCGGAGCCCTGGTAGCCTAAGTCCGGGCCATTGTTGACACGACAGATGGCCATGCCCAGAAAAATCCTCGGGCAGGGGAGGGTACTTTATGCATGGCTTGGTTTTGGCCGCTTTGGCAGTCCTGGTTTCATTGACCGCTGCCGCAAGCTTGAATGCTGCGACGATCGGCAAAGCGAATTCGACGAACTGTGTAATGCTCATCGGTGGAGAAATCGTTCAAGGGGACTTCGAGAAATTCGTAACCATCGGCAAACTGTTGCTGCCAGGCGATGATGGAGAATCCACGAGAAGGAATACCGTTTGCCTGGCTAGCTCTGGCGGAAGCCTTTCGGAAGGCGTGAAATTTGCCAAGTATTTCTACGACAACGGAATCGGAACGGTCATCGACGACGGTCAGGAATGCTACTCGGCGTGCGCCATCATGTTCATGATGGGAACGGCCACTGGTGCCGAGGTCTCTTTTGCCAATCGCAAGCTCCACGTTGGAGGAAAGCTCGGGTTCCATCGACCCTATTTGCGCATTTCACCAGGGGAGTCGATCGACAGCAGCGCCATGCAAATCGCTTACGATGCGGCGTTCTCATCGGCCCTTGATCTAATCGCCGTCGCAAACTCCAAATCGCCATGGAGCAGCCAGCCCATGATGAAGTCCGATCTTGTACAGCGGATGCTGCAACACGTCGGAAACGACATGTTCATGATCGACACCGTGGACAAGGTGGGACGATGGGACATCGAGGTATTCGGTTCATCCGAGCCATCTCTCCTGTCGGAAGAGCAGGCATTTTATGCCTGCGAGAATTCTCTGCAGTGGCAGAATGGCCTGACAAAGGGAGACATAACGTATTCCAATGTTAGCGACGGACCGAACGGCAAGAGACGCTCGCAGTCGCTTTCGAAAGAAACGAGACAGGCGGTCTACCAAGTTGAAGGTCTGGCCTCCGGGTATGCGATGGAAAGCTGCGTTATATCGAGGAAGAAAGGCACGATCTTCGGCTGCGGTATCGATGAGTACTCCGATGCGAGACTCGGACAGGGTGATTGCGACCACTCGAATTTCGCTGACAGAAGTTCCTCTCTCAAGGCGATATCGGTCTTCAATCCGGCCACGAAACTTGAAGACCTTCGCACGGGCCAAGCCGTTGTCGCGGTTCAATCGGGGGCGGCTCGCTGCTTTGTCATTAAAGGCAGTCAAATTACTGACAACGAGCCCTGTCTTGTTATCCACGTCGGCGACGCAAAGGTGAGAGGGCGAGCATCAACGATCACCCATTTCGTCTGGCCGTCCGGCAGCAAAACGGTCCTTGTACAATCCGGCACTTCGTTCGAGATAAATGGCGTGTCGACGGGGAAGAGGACGGTGGCCGAACGTGGGGATTGCTACTTGAACAGTGCCACGCTAAACGATTTCTGTGTTCTTACATCACCAAACTAAGAGTCCGTCTCGAAAGTCATGAATTTTGCTCAACGGGCAGGATGAAGGCTATGACAGCCGTTGTGGATTCGAATTAAGTTCGCCGGCGCAACGGTAGTGCGCTTGGCGAAGAGCGAGGGAGGATCAGTGAGGCAGCGTCTGCTCTTCATTACAGTCGCTATTGGCTTGGGGGTGTTGAACCTCAACCGATGGGCCCGCGCCGCGGCGGAAGGGAACTGGGGCGAACCGCTTGGCGAAATCCTGACATCCGTGTCGGTGCTCTATGGCCTATACGCGCTATCCATGTCCTTCAAGCGGCGCGCAACTAAACGAAGGTCAGACGAATCGAAGCTATCCATCATTGCGCTGGCGGTTTTCGTCACGACATTTGCCGCTTGGAGCGACCGTGCGATAGCGCAATCTCAGCCCGCGCCTGCGGCGGATGAGGTGACCTGTCGACAGCCCTTGGGGGGCACACGGTCGATCGAGGCCTGCGATAGACTGGTTTCGTCGAAGCGCTTCAACGGGCATGCACTGGCGGTAATCCTGAATGATCGCGGCCTGCTCTATTTCAGGAATGGAGATGCCCAGCGCGCTCTTGTCGATTACGATTCGGCGATCGCAGCTGACCCCGGGCTCGGCACAGCTCATTACAATCGCGGTCTCGCGCTCGCCCGGCTCGACCGCCTGGGGCAGGCGATCGACAGCTTTGGAGAAGCAGGAAAGCTCGTGCCCGATCGGGCGGTGATCTGGCACAGTCGCGGGATGGCCCAGACGATGACGGGCAACTTTGCCGCTGCAATGGCAGATTTCGATCGCGCCATCGGTTTGGATCCGAAGATGGCGTTGGCCTGGGGCTACCGAGGCATCGCGCATGTGCGTCTTGGCGAGGTTGAGAAAGGTATCGCCGACCTGAAGGAAGCACTTCGTCTCGATCCTAAAAATCCAACGATCGCGGGGGCATTGGAAGATGCGGAAACTGCGCTCGCCAAGCGATAGCCTGAGAGCCGGTCTCGAAATTCACGAATTTCGCGCGATGCGGCGGATGAGGACCATTGCGGCCGCCGCATGGAGGAAAGCTGTCGCCGATGCGATTGTCGCTTCGGCATCCTTCCAGAGGCGCCGATTTCGATTGATCCAGGCGAAGAAGCGCTCGACGACCCATCTGCGCGGCTGGACGGCAAAGCCGATCTGATCAGGCTTGCGGCGGACGATCTCGACGGCGATGCGTGTTGCGGTCGCGACACGCGGTCCCTGATAGCCTGCGTCGGCAAAGACTTTTTCGATGAACGGGAACTGCCTCCGCGAGGCTGCGAGCAACGGAACTGCGCCATCTCGATCCTGCACGCTGGCAGGATGGGCGAACAGGACGAGACCACGCCCATCGGTGTCGACGAGGGCGTGGCGCTTGCGGCCCATGACCTTCTTGCCGGCGTCGTAGCCGCGCGGTCCTCCCGCCTCGCTGGTCTTCACGCTCTGGCTGTCGATGATGCAGGCGCTCGGCGAGGCCGACCGCCCGCTGCGTTCCCGATCGATCATCAGCAGTGCGTGGTTCAGCGCCTCGAACACGCCCTTGTCTCGCCAGGCTGCAAACCAGCGATAGGCCGTGCTCTTCGGTGGAAGGTCGCTAGGGAGAAGCCGCCAAGCTACGCCCCCGCGCATCACGTAGAAGATCGCGTTGACGATCTCGCGCAGAGGCCAGGACAGGGGACGTCCCGTCTGTTTCGGGGCCGGCAACAGCGGCACGACCAGCCGCCACTCCGCATCCGTCAAATCCGTTTCGTATCGAAGCCCCGCGCGACTATGCTGCCAGCGAGTGGCTGGGGTCCACATCGCTCGCTTCCCTAGATGGCCTGAACTGTGTTTCGGCGTGCAAGTTTGACCCCGTGAGGCGGAGGATCGGGGGGCAACCTTGCGAGCCGTTTGACAGCCTGAACAACCCCTTGGAATCACGAGCGCTCCAGCCGCTCAACCCTTTCGAGACAGGCTCTAAGGTCGACAATCACGCGACCGAGCGCCGGTTCGCAGG
This portion of the Labrys wisconsinensis genome encodes:
- a CDS encoding ABC transporter permease translates to MTDLAGRPASLAFPLRADMLPRLRAGAEYIAIPLIALAASLLLFSAFLLAVGKSPLTFVELVWTGGYGTAFSWRNTLQRASPLIFTALAVAIPARLGLTMIGGEGALVLSGFAAAAIAVPFVGSGVSAVLVMPLMALTAMVVGGLWVGLAGYLRYARGVNETIASLLLSYIAIAIMNFFVEGAMRDPGSPNKASTLPIGQGYMVGPMPGIGVHWGLAFGVVAAIVLYILMARTTFGFAARVTGGNVRAALAQGLPVGKLILVCAMIAGACAGLAGYFEVAAIQGRANASLAAGYGFTGILVAFLARHNPIAIVPVAILFGGLSAAGGLIQRRMGMPDATVLVLQGFIFVVLLASETLYGRFKIFRQG
- a CDS encoding BMP family ABC transporter substrate-binding protein; translation: MISNGLSRRRFLQGTAAGLALGALPLGARAAADLTVGVVYVGARDDFGWNQAHAVAIAALKAVPGVKVVEEENVAETDAVSKSMESMINLDGASLILATSFGYYQPFVVDLARKYPDVTFRHAAPLWDKDKDPKNAGSYFAFLDQAHYIDGVAAGAASKSGKLGFVAAKPIGVVLRNINSFLVGARSVNPAATVQVIFTGDWSLPVREAEATNALVDAGCDLITCHVDGPKVVIQTAEGRGVKTCGHNASQAPLAPKGFVTGAEYKWETIYKDFAAKLAKGESLPNITFGGYDLDMVQNTPFGAGADEKTIKAATDAIAALKAKAPIFKGPVKDNKGNVVLPDAAYDNMAPVLNGMTYLIDGVIGSTT
- a CDS encoding GntR family transcriptional regulator produces the protein MGKLTKAQAIHQAIADDIVHGRLPPGAPLDETSIAEAFGVSRTPIREALRHLEAIGLVEARARRSAVVASVGDEQLDDMFAVMAELEALCARWSALTMTAGERRGLEAIQEASGRLVVAGDREAYIEANNQFHEAIYRGAHNGFLQDLTLSVRQRLAPFRRAQFETLGRLAVSHREHGRVTTAILRGDAESAAREMRTHLAVVRNRVDEVTHMGQRELT
- the atzF gene encoding allophanate hydrolase, whose translation is MPMVPASFDIASLHAAYRAGLDPVRVVEAAFARIAAADDPGIFISLAEKSSALAAAAALGPFDPAAKPLWGIPFAVKDNIDVAGLPTTAACPAYLYQPAESAAAVQRLVEAGAIPIGKTNLDQFATGLVGVRTPYPVPRNPFDAGIIPGGSSSGSAVAVARGLVSFALGTDTAGSGRVPAGLNNLVGLKPSLGTVPVHGVVPACKSLDCVSVFALTVADAWVAYAVMAGADPRDPWSKPAPAGAPGAVPPGLRIGVPDAAGRRFDGDGLSERAFDGLVAGDLAAFGGRVRTVDLTPLFEVANLLYGGAWVAERYQAIRGFFEASPEALHPVTRHIIGGATALSAADAFAGLYRLRELAAASEALWRDIDVLVVPTLPRPYRLAELEADPIGPNTQLGVYTNFVNLLNLCALAVPGRFREDGFPAGVTLIAPAGKDALLASIGARLQAASGTPLGATGLPQPPLPDRPAAALPGEVEIVVVGAHLSGMALNHELTAPGGRFLRQARTAASYRLYALAGAPPRRPGLVRCGAGEGHAIAVEVWALPAEGFGRFVAAVPAPLAIGTVLLEDGAAAKGFLCETAATAGAEDISAHGGWRAFVETRAA
- a CDS encoding aspartate aminotransferase family protein is translated as MTLHQTNLTTAELRAIDAAHHLHPFTDTKGLNAEGARVIVKSKGVHLWDSEGNTIIDGMSGLWNVNVGYGREEIIDAVARQMRELPYYNTFFKTTHLPAIELARLLAEVTPPGFNRVFFTGSGSESNDTIIRMVRHYWAALDKPEKKIIVARHNGYHGSTMGGASLGGMKPMHAQGGLPIPGIVHIAQPYWYGEGGDQSPEAFGLWAARELERTLDEIGADKVAAFIGEPVQGAGGVVIPPATYWPEIQRICRERDILLISDEVICGFGRTGAWFGCQHFGYEPDIMAMAKGISSGYLPIGGVMVSDKVAEVIANAGDFNHGYTYSGHPAACAAAIANIRILLDEKIVDRVRDDIGPYMQKQWLALADHPMVGEARMVGLVGALELTPNKATRAAWPAEIGTVGTITRDISFRNGLVMRATRDVMIIAPPLVISHEEVDDLVRITRKTLDEAWAEAKHRGYV
- a CDS encoding Fic family protein, giving the protein MYIWQQAGWPGFRWDDAALLTPLATARLKQGHLLGRMRGLGFNLQLEAQLQALTEDVVKTSEIEGEILDHDSVRSSLARRLGIPAAAVAPSDRRTDSVVDMMLDAVGGFDRPLTAERLFGWQAALFPTGYSGLSKVRVGDWRDDTNGPMQVVSGPIGREKVHYEAPPAPRIPAEMDAFLAWFAAPPATDGLLRAALAHLWFVTIHPFDDGNGRVARAVADQALAQSESSPQRFYSMSSQIWRERAGYYAILEHTQKGGLDVTPWLAWFLACFSRAIDGAEADASGVLRKADFWRHHGPVSMNDRQRSILNRFLDGFEGKLTARKWAILGKCSPASAQRDIVDLVEKGVLLRNPGGSKNTSYTLGRLAAPSAAADAANHRDHTP
- a CDS encoding aspartate aminotransferase family protein, translating into MTDAPERLAGIDLARADALYAEEYARYAAARPRSRALAERLADGFHDGVPMHWMRDWPTPFPMAVAEARGAGITDVDGHRLADFCLGDTGSMFGHSPEPVARAIAAQASRGLTTMLPTPQAAEVGRLLRQRFGLPHWQIATTATDANRFALRVARAVTGRAKILVFHGCYHGSVDETFVRLIDGRPAHRPGILGQVVDLTQNTAVVEFNDVPALERALRRQDIACVIAEPVMTNSAMVLPRPGFHQALRRLTRETGTLLLIDETHTISTGPGGYTGRHGLEPDLFVLGKPIAGGVPASVWGFTDDVARRFDAARAASPGHSGMGTTLSANALALAAMHATLTEVMTERAYAHMERLAEALDAGLAAAIRRAGLPWHVARIGARVEIVFAPQPLVNGSEAEATHIAPLERALHLALLNRGVLIAPFHNMMLVSPATSEADVDALVRAFGEVTGALVA